In Sphaeramia orbicularis chromosome 3, fSphaOr1.1, whole genome shotgun sequence, a genomic segment contains:
- the kctd3 gene encoding BTB/POZ domain-containing protein KCTD3, translated as MATNGNSLTTGMGEIIQLNVGGTRFSTSRQTLMWIPDSFFSSLLSGRISTLRDETGAIFIDRDPTAFAPILNFLRTKELDLRGVNISILRHEAEFYGITPLVRRLLLCEELDRSSCGSVLFHGYLPPPAIPARKCSPSSAASGSTSDERPGPSGAEGFSRVGPPPHPSLSGSPGTDDDHKLGPVVDPRKVLIIAGHHNWIVAAYAHFVICYRIKESSGWQQVFSSPYLNWTIERIALNAKVVGGPHGDKDKMVAAASESSIILWSIQDGGSGNEIGVFSLGVPVDDLFFIGSQLVATSHTGKVGVWNAVTQHWQVQDVVPITSCDTAGSFLLLGCNNGSIYYIDMQKFPLRMKDNDLLVTELYHDPSNDAITALSVYLTPKTSVSGNWIEIAYGTSSGAVRVIVQHPETVGSGPQLFQTFTVHRSPVTKIMLSEKHLVSVCADNNHVRTWTVTRFRGMISTQPGSTPLASFKILSLEETESHGSYCSGNDIGPFGERDDQQVFIQKVIPITNKLFVRLSSTGKRICEVQSVDGTTITCFMVRECEGSSRMGSRPRRYLFTGHGNGSIQMWDLTTAMDTANKGEEKKKEDVGGPTEEELLQLLDQCDLSTSRCATPNISPAPSVLHHTRLRESCSSLQLQAQEAIPEAQATYGAVRPYRESPLLARARRTESFHSYRDFQNFSLSRGALDGASQSFTQGPGQVHDGRRSLCDFGPEDSERRASTMDIWACRTSSASSNINTGASVGGSGMKAESGQESPRQPPDSPIVGGDVRRKVHLQPEEGEGAASGGDGGKTEGGVKKRGVLDGSFLGRKRAPPVPHLSSVPSGSEGGGSDSSATASPSPTKLGSSTSPRHRKLAPEPSNQDSSL; from the exons ATGGCCACGAATGGGAACAGTTTAACGACCGGGATGGGAGAGATCATCCAGCTGAACGTCGGTGGCACAAG ATTCAGCACTTCCAGACAGACTTTGATGTGGATCCCAGACTCTTTCTTCTCAAG CTTGCTAAGTGGAAGGATATCCACTCTTCGGGATGAAACTGGAGCT ATATTTATTGACAGAGACCCTACAGCTTTTGCGCCAATTCTCAATTTCCTTCGAACCAAAGAACTGGATTTGCG GGGTGTCAACATCAGCATTCTGCGACATGAAGCAGAGTTTTATGGGATAACTCCCTTGG TACGCCGCTTGCTGCTGTGTGAGGAACTGGACCGCTCATCTTGTGGCAGCGTTCTCTTTCATGGTTACCTGCCGCCCCCAG CCATTCCAGCTCGTAAGTGCAGCCCTTCATCAGCAGCCTCGGGCTCCACCTCCGATGAGCGACCAGGTCCAAGTGGAGCTGAGGGTTTCAGCCGTGTCGGTCCCCCTCCTCACCCTTCTCTCTCTGGCTCGCCCGGAACTGACGATGACCACAAACTGG GTCCTGTGGTTGACCCAAGGAAAGTATTGATCATAGCGGGACACCACAACTGGATCGTGGCAGCTTACGCACACTTTGTCATCTGCTACAG GATAAAAGAATCTTCTGGATGGCAGCAGGTGTTTTCTTCTCCATACCTTAACTGGACCATTGAACGCATCGCACTGAATGCTAAAGTGGTGGGTGGCCCACATGGAGACAAAGACAAGATGGTGGCAGCTGCCTCTGAAAGCAGCATCATCCTCTGGAGCATCCAAGACGGAGGCAGCGGCAATGAGATAG GTGTATTCAGTCTAGGCGTACCTGTGGATGATCTCTTCTTCATCGGGAGCCAGCTGGTGGCAACAAGTCACACAGGGAAGGTGGGGGTGTGGAATGCTGTCACACAGCATTGGCAG gtTCAAGACGTGGTCCCCATCACTAGCTGTGACACAGCAGGATCCTTCCTACTATTGGGCTGTAACAATGGCTCTATTTACTACATAG ACATGCAGAAGTTTCCCCTGAGGATGAAAGACAATGATCTTTTGGTGACAGAGCTTTATCATGACCCATCAAACGATGCCATCACTGCACTATCTGTCTACCTCACACCGAAAACCA GTGTGAGTGGGAACTGGATTGAGATTGCCTATGGGACTAGTAGTGGTGCAGTGAGAGTAATTGTGCAACATCCAGAGACAGTTGGGTCGGGCCCTCAGCTGTTTCAGACGTTCACTGTGCACAGGAGCCCAGTGACAAAGATTATGCTGTCTGAGAAACATCTGGTGTCAG TGTGTGCCGACAACAATCATGTTCGGACGTGGACGGTGACCCGCTTCAGAGGGATGATCTCCACCCAGCCAGGCTCCACTCCTCTGGCCTCCTTCAAAATACTGTCCCTGGAGGAGACAGAGAGCCATGGCAGCTACTGTTCTGGAAATGACATAG GTCCATTTGGAGAGAGAGACGACCAGCAAGTTTTCATTCAGAAGGTGATCCCCATCACCAACAAACTGTTTGTAAGACTCTCATCTACTGGAAAAAG GATCTGTGAAGTACAATCAGTGGACGGCACCACCATCACTTGCTTTATGGTACGGGAGTGTGAGGGTTCCAGCCGGATGGGGTCACGGCCTCGGCGTTATCTGTTCACCGGCCACGGCAACGGCAGCATTCAGATGTGGGACTTGACCACCGCCATGGACACGGCGAACaaaggagaggagaagaagaaagagg ATGTTGGTGGACCTACTGAGGAGGAGCTACTTCAGCTGTTGGATCAGTGCGACTTGAGCACCTCTCGCTGTGCCACCCCTAacataagccccgccccctctgtGCTGCACCACACGCGCCTACGAGAGTCCTGCTCCAG CCTCCAGTTACAGGCACAGGAGGCCATTCCAGAGGCTCAGGCTACTTATGGAGCTGTGCGGCCCTACAGAGAGAGTCCACTGCTGGCCCGGGCTCGGAGAACTGAGTCCTTTCACAGCTACCG AGACTTTCAGAACTTCAGCCTGAGCCGAGGTGCTCTTGATGGTGCGAGCCAGTCGTTCACCCAGGGTCCTGGTCAGGTGCACGATGGCCGCCGTTCTCTCTGTGACTTTGGTCCAGAAGACAGTGAGAGGCGGGCCTCAACCATGGACATCTGGGCTTGTCGAACCTCCAGTGCAAGTTCTAACATAAACACAGGTGCTTCCGTTGGAGGTTCAGGGATGAAGGCAGAAAGTGGTCAAGAATCTCCACGGCAACCGCCAGATAGCCCTATTGTTGGAGGTGATGTTAGACGAAAAGTGCACCTGCAGCCAGAGGAGGGTGAGGGTGCAGCATCGGGGGGAGATGGGGGGAAGACTGAGGGAGGGGTGAAGAAGAGGGGGGTGCTAGATGGAAGCTTTCTTGGGAGGAAGAGGGCCCCCCCAGTGCCTCACCTCTCCTCCGTCCCATCTGGATCTGAAGGAGGTGGCAGCGACTCGTCAGCCACTGCCTCCCCCTCCCCAACCAAACTGGGCTCCTCCACATCCCCGCGACACAGGAAGCTGGCCCCTGAGCCGTCCAATCAGGACAGCAGCCTGTGA
- the LOC115415332 gene encoding nuclear receptor-binding protein-like, giving the protein MSETGPEVNKVEHVSANVQQGQGGVSVTPQAATLHPPATTATEDEDESEDESYILEESPCGRWQKRKEEVNQRNVPGIDAAYLAMDTEEGVEVVWNEVMFSERKNFKLLEEKVKAVFDNLIHLEHANIVKFHKYWADTKENRARVIFITEYMSSGSLKQFLKKTKKNHKTMNEKAWKRWCTQILSALSYLHSCDPPIIHGNLTCDTIFIQHNGLIKIGSVAPDTINNNVKTCYEEQKNLHFFAPEYGAVAGVTTAVDIYSFGMCALEMALLEIPGNGESSYISQEAINSAIQLLEDPVQRELIQKCLKCDPRTRPTAPELLFNQALFEVPVLKLLAAHCIVSHQHMIPENALEELTKNLDPNLVIAEKKEGVQLKLSQFPALELDKFLEDVRNGIYPLTAFGLACPQQPQQETVKSPIIIPLVKSPTPEPTEPETRRVIQFQCNVEPVEEGAKYHITLLLKLEDKLNRHLSCDMLPHESVHDLAGELVQLGFISEMDQNKIASLLEETFPHASH; this is encoded by the exons ATGTCAGAGACGGGGCCTGAGGTAAACAAGGTGGAACACGTGTCCGCTAATGTCCAGCAGGGACAAGGTGGAGTGTCCGTGACTCCACAAGCGGCTACCCTACACCCTCCTGCCACCACAGCcactgaggatgaggatgagagtGAAGACGAGTCTTACATCTTGGAGGAGAGTCCCTGTGGCCGTTGGCAGAAACGAAAAGAGGAG GTCAATCAGCGTAATGTCCCAGGGATTGATGCTGCTTACCTGGCCATGGATACAGAGGAAGGGGTGGAAGTGGTGTGGAATGAGGTCATGTTTTCAGAAAGGAAGAACTTCAAACTGCTGGAG GAGAAAGTGAAGGCTGTGTTTGATAACCTGATCCACTTGGAGCATGCAAATATTGTGAAGTTCCACAAGTACTGGGCTGACACAAAGGAGAACAGGGCAAGG GTAATTTTCATTACTGAATATATGTCGTCAGGAAGCCTGAAGCAGTTtctgaagaagacaaagaagaaccaCAAGACCATGAATGAAAAG GCTTGGAAGAGATGGTGCACACAGATCCTGTCTGCTCTCAG TTATCTCCATTCTTGTGACCCTCCCATCATCCACGGCAACCTGACTTGTGACACCATTTTCATTCAGCACAATGGGCTCATCAAGATTGGATCAG TTGCCCCAGACACCATTAACAACAATGTGAAGACATGTTACGAGGAACAGAAGAACTTGCACTTCTTTGCCCCAGAATACGGAG ctGTTGCTGGTGTCACCACAGCTGTAGACATCTACTCATTTGGCATGTGTGCCTTGGAG ATGGCGCTTTTGGAAATCCCAGGGAATGGAGAGTCCTCTTATATTTCTCAGGAGGCTATCAACAGTGCCATCCAGCTGCTGGAAGACCCTGTGCAGAGG GAGTTAATTCAGAAGTGCCTTAAGTGTGATCCCAGAACAAGACCCACGGCCCCAGAGCTGCTGTTTAATCAGGCCCTGTTCGAAGTCCCAGTGCTAAAACTGCTGGCTGCACATTGTATTGTCAGCCACCAGC ATATGATCCCTGAAAATGCCCTGGAGGAACTTACCAAGAACCTTGATCCCAACCTGGTGATTGCTGAGAAGAAAGAAGGTGTTCAACTCAA GCTTTCACAGTTTCCTGCCTTGGAACTTGATAAATTTCTAGAAGATGTGAG GAACGGTATTTATCCACTGACTGCATTTGGACTGGCCTGtcctcagcagcctcagcaggAAACGGTCAAATCTCCCATCATCATTCCCTTAGTCAAATCCCCCACTCCAGAACCTACCGAGCCTGAGACACGGCGG GTCATTCAGTTCCAGTGTAATGTTGAACCAGTCGAAGAGGGAGCAAAGTACCAT aTAACATTGTTGCTGAAGCTGGAGGACAAACTGAACAGACATCTAAGCTGTGACATGTTACCTC ATGAGAGTGTTCACGACTTGGCTGGAGAGTTGGTGCAGCTGGGCTTTATCAGTGAG ATGGACCAAAATAAAATAGCGTCTCTACTAGAAGAAACATTTCCCCACGCTTCTCACTAG